The following is a genomic window from Methanoplanus sp. FWC-SCC4.
AAGCTCTTGGGCGGTCGACAATCTCTGTATCAAATTTTTCAGATATCTCAATAATTAATTTTTTAGGAACACCCGGGGGGATGATGACATCATAATATTTTGTCTCTGTATTTTCTTCCATTAGAGTTTTCACCTGATTTATTTTCCAATTTTAATACGTCTGTTCATTATACACGGACCGTTTCTCACGCCACCGATTGGATCTTTTGGTTTACCCATGGAATTCATACATCTTCCCATCAGGGCAGCACCACGTGCAAGTCCGTCATCAACAAACAGCACATGCTTGTATGGATCATCATAAATTCCCCTTTCTGTGATGCCCTCCATGATAATCTCAGGTTTGCGTCCGGATATTGCCGCACGGCCTGTGAATCCCAGAGATGAATTCGGCGGTACAAGTTTGTTCTCAATTGCAACATCGATCAGTCTTAGTGCCATTCTGGCACAGACATGATCTATGACCTCATTAAGAGTTCCCGTGCCGTATTTGTTATATATTTCTGCTCCAATTGCTTTTAAATTGTCTGCACCATCAAAGTTAACTCCGCAGTCACATCCTATCATTGCAATTCCCGACTGAATTGCAAGATCCGCACAAACAGGAACACGACCAAAACGATCACGATCCGGCGGGACAATTCTTATATCAATAAGTTCATGAATCTGATCTTCATATTCTTTTGATACTTTTGTCTTCTTTCTGGAAAGATTGCTTTTGATACTTTTATCGCCAAAGAGATCAAGGGCAGTGCCTGTTTTGTCCTTTACCTGACCTGTACCTCTGACAAGTGCATCCGGAATCGCACCTGCAAGTCCGCAGAAGTTTCCAATTGTTTTTGCAAACGGCCATTCACAGTCATGCCCAACATCACTTGTAATACGGCCGTCAAGAGTTGTTCCGAAATCTATTGAAATACAGGGGTTTCTAAAATCAACTTCTGTCCATTTTGCACCCTCTTTAATGCCGGCCATAGCAAGTTCTCCTTCCATCTCATTTGCAACCATCTCGACACCGGATGATCCGATAGGAGGCGAAACTCCTGCAACAGTGCCACAGAATGTAAGCCTGTCTGCAAAACTGAATTCTCTAAGCTTTGGAGGAAGATTGTCTATACCCATCGGCGGAGTCATCTTCTTTGGAGGCACTCCGGCTGCAAGACATCCGTTTGCAAGGGCAATTACAAAATCACCGACCTGATCAGGAGAGTCCATTGCAGCAACAACACCTGTGCTTCTGACTACAAAATCAAGATCGTCTATTATTGAAAGATTTGCTTCTTTGTGACATTTGATTAAAGTGTCTTTTACAAGCTCTGTTACGGATTCTCTTGTAATAGATGTTCCCACAAGAGTTTCTCCAAAAATCTCCTCACCGGGCTTTGGAGGGCGAACATCACGACTCATACTGACAGTTTTGTTTATGATATAAGTCCGTCCTGTTTCAAGGTTAGTACCGGTCAGAATGCATTTGGTGGTTGTGTTTCCCATCTCAACAGAAGCTACTATGAAATAGGGTTTATTCTTATATTCAGGAACAAGCATCCCTGCACCCTGCCCCATCACAGGAGGCGGAGGGCTTTCAACGATTTGAGGAAGTTTCTTCCTGAAGGTGAAAAAAGCACACATGGTAATAG
Proteins encoded in this region:
- a CDS encoding methanogenesis marker 14 protein, yielding MCAFFTFRKKLPQIVESPPPPVMGQGAGMLVPEYKNKPYFIVASVEMGNTTTKCILTGTNLETGRTYIINKTVSMSRDVRPPKPGEEIFGETLVGTSITRESVTELVKDTLIKCHKEANLSIIDDLDFVVRSTGVVAAMDSPDQVGDFVIALANGCLAAGVPPKKMTPPMGIDNLPPKLREFSFADRLTFCGTVAGVSPPIGSSGVEMVANEMEGELAMAGIKEGAKWTEVDFRNPCISIDFGTTLDGRITSDVGHDCEWPFAKTIGNFCGLAGAIPDALVRGTGQVKDKTGTALDLFGDKSIKSNLSRKKTKVSKEYEDQIHELIDIRIVPPDRDRFGRVPVCADLAIQSGIAMIGCDCGVNFDGADNLKAIGAEIYNKYGTGTLNEVIDHVCARMALRLIDVAIENKLVPPNSSLGFTGRAAISGRKPEIIMEGITERGIYDDPYKHVLFVDDGLARGAALMGRCMNSMGKPKDPIGGVRNGPCIMNRRIKIGK